Within Cnuibacter physcomitrellae, the genomic segment GAACACGCGGCTCCAGGTCGAGCATCCGGTCTCCGAGGAGGTCACCGGGATCGATCTCGTGCGCGAGCAGTTCCGCCTGGCCGAGGGCGGCGTGCTCGACTACCCGGACCCCGCCCCCCGCGCGCACTCGTTCGAGTTCCGCATCAACGGCGAGGACCCGGGCCGAAACTTCCTCCCCGCCCCCGGGCCGGTGCACGTGTTCAAGCCCGCGGGCGGCCCCGGCGTGCGCGTGGACTCCGGAGTGCAGGCGGGCGATGTGATCAGCGGCGCGTTCGACTCGCTGCTCGCGAAGCTCATCGTCACCGGCGCGACCCGCGAGGAGGCGCTCGAGCGCTCCCGCCGTGCCCTCGCCGAGTTCGAGGTCGCCGGGCTCCCGACCGTGCTGCCCTTCCACCGCGACATCGTCACCAACCCCGCGTTCACCGCCGAGGGGGCGCCGTTCTCGGTGTACACCCGCTGGATCGAGACCGAGTACGCCAACCCCGCCGAGCCGTGGAGCGGGTCGCTCGACGAGCTCCAGGAGCCGGCGGAGCGCCGCACCATCGTCGTCGAGGTCGACGGCAAGCGCGTCGAGGTGGCCCTGCCGTCACGCCTGGTCGCCGCCGAGGCCCGCTCGGTCGCCGCGCACGGCGGTCGTTCGTCCGGCGCCGCTCCCCGCCGCCGCGGGGCCGGGTCGGGCGGCGTCTCGACCGCCACCGGCGACTCGGTGAAGGCGCCGATGCAGGCCACCGTCGTGAAGATCGCCGTCGAGGAGGGCACCCAGGTCGTCAAGGGCGACCTCGTGCTCGTGCTCGAGGCGATGAAGATGGAGCAGCCCATCACGGCTCACAAGGACGGCACGATCTCCGACATCGCCGCCCAGGTGGGCACCACGGTCCCCTCCGGCCAGGTCCTCCTCACCATCGCCTGACCTGCGCCGAGCATCCGCCCGGCGGTCAGAGGACGATGTGCATGGCGCGGGCGGCGTCGGTGATGCTGCCCGAGAGCGAGGGGTAGACCGTGAAGGCGCGGCTCACCTGGTCGACGGTGAGGCGGTGCTCCACCGCGAGCGCGATCGGGAAGATGAGCTCGGAGGCGTTCGGCGCGACGACGACCCCGCCGATCACGGTGCCGGAGCCGGTGCGCGCGAAGATCTTCACGAACCCGTCGCGGATGCCCATCATCTTCGCGCGGGGGTTCGACGACAGCGGCAGCTTGTAGATG encodes:
- a CDS encoding acetyl/propionyl/methylcrotonyl-CoA carboxylase subunit alpha, producing MPRISKVLVANRGEIAVRVIRAARDSGIGSVAVYADQDRDALHAQLADEAYALDGSTSADTYLVIEKILSVARRSGADAVHPGYGFLAENADFARAVIGAGLTWIGPSPEAIERLGDKVSARHVAEKVGAPLAPGTLDPVKDAGEVLDFVAEHGLPVAIKAAFGGGGRGLKVARTLEEVPEQFESATREAIAAFGRGECFVEKYLDQPRHVETQCLADEHGNVVVVSTRDCSLQRRHQKLVEEAPAPFLSDEQVALLYSASKAILREVGYVGAGTCEFLVGKDGTVSFLEVNTRLQVEHPVSEEVTGIDLVREQFRLAEGGVLDYPDPAPRAHSFEFRINGEDPGRNFLPAPGPVHVFKPAGGPGVRVDSGVQAGDVISGAFDSLLAKLIVTGATREEALERSRRALAEFEVAGLPTVLPFHRDIVTNPAFTAEGAPFSVYTRWIETEYANPAEPWSGSLDELQEPAERRTIVVEVDGKRVEVALPSRLVAAEARSVAAHGGRSSGAAPRRRGAGSGGVSTATGDSVKAPMQATVVKIAVEEGTQVVKGDLVLVLEAMKMEQPITAHKDGTISDIAAQVGTTVPSGQVLLTIA